In Campylobacter sp. 2014D-0216, the following proteins share a genomic window:
- the cfrA gene encoding TonB-dependent ferric enterobactin receptor CfrA, giving the protein MKKYILSFCVANLLVSSALSQEVVLDSSIVSASGFSQDIKEAPATISVIGKKELESKPYRDVAEAIADIPGVDLFANKGKTGSYNITMRGITGYTLVLIDGRRQGIGGEVGPNGFNEISNSFLPPISSIERIEVIKGPMSTLYGSEALGGVVNIITKKVSDKWETSVSLDGIFNAHKEWGNTYGTSIYSSGPLMNDRLGLTLRFREFYREQSNVEFSNGSGQRVQGDQAQSPTKANNFNLGTRLNYLVDDYNTLIFDIDFSRNHYDNKKGQLGTLTKPSGDNGALTGGYTDTMQVDKLVTYLSHEGVYEDFSITSTLQYNRVSNDGREVVGRANQPFLGQNRDIVAEDIIVDTKSVIPLGQSHIISVGGEYRLEKMQDKIANPTNFDQYLLALFAEDEYSIRDDLRFTFGARYNHHEIFGNNISPRAYLVYNPTSELTLKGGVSTGFRTPYANRLIAGTYNYGGQGKYPMYGNPNLKEETSLNYELAAVYNNDLFYISATGFLTNFKDKISSQKFSKDNMISGIGKCEADTCYQAINHGKVEYKGIELGAGVTPIEHLNLDLSYTYLDSEIKDAQDKAVIGKPEIDSLKHNIMLKASYNIFNKFTPWVKGEWQIDRYMGDTNINREYYQDVFLASMGVRYDINKNWNINAAIYNLFDKSFTNAWDSYKNKSEDTWVNTYNRIEEGRRIYISINGSF; this is encoded by the coding sequence ATGAAAAAATACATTTTATCATTTTGTGTTGCTAATCTTTTAGTTTCAAGTGCTTTATCGCAAGAGGTTGTGTTAGATAGCTCCATAGTAAGTGCCTCGGGGTTTTCTCAAGATATTAAGGAAGCTCCTGCGACTATTAGTGTGATTGGTAAAAAAGAACTAGAAAGTAAGCCATATAGAGATGTTGCTGAAGCAATTGCAGATATTCCTGGAGTAGATTTATTTGCAAATAAAGGAAAAACAGGCTCTTATAATATTACCATGAGAGGTATTACGGGTTATACTTTAGTTTTGATTGATGGACGGCGACAAGGTATAGGTGGGGAAGTTGGACCTAATGGCTTTAATGAGATTTCAAATTCTTTCTTACCTCCAATTTCTAGTATAGAAAGAATAGAAGTGATAAAAGGGCCAATGAGTACTTTATATGGTTCTGAAGCTTTAGGTGGTGTTGTAAATATCATCACAAAAAAAGTAAGCGATAAATGGGAAACATCAGTTAGTTTAGACGGTATTTTTAATGCACATAAAGAATGGGGTAATACTTATGGTACAAGTATATATTCAAGTGGTCCATTAATGAATGATCGCCTAGGATTAACCTTGCGTTTTAGAGAGTTTTATAGAGAACAGTCAAATGTTGAATTTAGCAATGGAAGTGGACAAAGAGTGCAAGGCGATCAGGCTCAAAGTCCCACAAAAGCTAATAATTTTAACTTAGGAACTAGGTTAAATTATCTAGTAGATGATTATAATACTTTGATATTTGATATCGATTTTTCAAGAAATCATTATGATAATAAAAAAGGACAACTAGGAACACTGACTAAGCCATCTGGTGATAATGGTGCTTTAACAGGTGGTTATACAGACACTATGCAAGTAGATAAGCTAGTAACTTATTTAAGTCATGAGGGGGTATATGAAGATTTTTCGATTACTTCTACTTTGCAGTATAACCGTGTAAGTAACGATGGGCGTGAGGTTGTTGGCCGAGCAAATCAGCCATTTTTAGGACAAAATAGAGATATAGTTGCTGAAGATATTATTGTAGATACAAAATCAGTTATACCTTTAGGTCAAAGTCACATTATAAGCGTGGGTGGTGAATATAGACTCGAAAAAATGCAAGATAAAATCGCTAATCCTACAAATTTTGATCAGTACTTATTAGCTCTTTTTGCAGAAGATGAATATAGTATAAGAGATGATTTAAGATTTACTTTTGGCGCAAGGTATAATCATCATGAAATTTTTGGAAATAATATTTCTCCAAGAGCTTATTTGGTTTATAATCCTACTAGTGAACTTACTTTAAAAGGTGGTGTTTCAACAGGATTTAGAACCCCATATGCTAATAGATTGATAGCAGGTACTTATAATTATGGAGGACAGGGTAAGTACCCTATGTATGGAAATCCGAATTTAAAAGAAGAAACTTCGCTTAATTATGAATTAGCCGCTGTTTATAATAATGACTTATTTTATATTTCAGCAACCGGCTTTTTAACAAATTTCAAAGATAAAATTTCTAGTCAAAAATTTAGTAAAGACAATATGATTTCTGGTATTGGAAAATGTGAAGCTGATACTTGTTATCAAGCGATTAATCATGGCAAGGTTGAGTATAAAGGTATAGAGCTTGGAGCAGGGGTTACTCCTATAGAACACCTAAATTTAGATTTATCTTATACTTATCTTGATAGCGAAATTAAAGATGCGCAAGATAAGGCTGTGATAGGAAAGCCAGAAATTGATAGTTTAAAACACAACATCATGTTAAAAGCAAGCTATAATATCTTTAATAAATTCACTCCATGGGTAAAAGGTGAATGGCAAATAGATCGTTATATGGGTGATACAAATATTAATAGAGAATATTATCAAGATGTCTTTTTAGCTTCTATGGGTGTGCGTTATGATATCAATAAAAATTGGAACATTAATGCGGCAATTTATAATCTTTTTGATAAAAGTTTTACAAATGCATGGGATTCTTATAAAAACAAAAGCGAAGATACTTGGGTAAACACTTATAACCGTATTGAAGAAGGAAGGAGAATTTATATTTCGATCAATGGTAGTTTTTAA
- a CDS encoding DNA polymerase III subunit gamma/tau: MLQALAVKYRPKNFNELVGQNTVSTSLKYALENNRLAHAYLFSGLRGSGKTSSARIFSRALVCEQGPSANPCGECSQCLASLNGSNIDIIEMDAASHRSLEDIQELIEQVKYAPSLARFKIFIIDEVHMLTPQAANALLKTLEEPPSYVKFILATTDPLKLPATVLSRTQHFRFKQISTHDILNHLEWILDKENINYEKEALKLIARSGNGSLRDTLTLLDQAIVYCQNHIETQKITAMLGFLDPAKIEEFYQAILTNEKDKVLEFLKDFEDYEASNVIDEMIFFLKEAFFAKNNLFSMLIYERFFRILSRAKTMLNSSDDDSFVLCVMAFMLIEATYLKSIDEAIDTSDNLKPYDISKNIQQQNLPSTQTTKDEKLNPYESLLKAIYKRDYDLAEVFKKTTQFISFEDDILNISSHAQDEDRKILNNGFKLIKTLLHELFGEKAQIKIQKIEKIDTQKLQDIFKTPIKQEVKSTPNLNEHFENFKKDAKKYNPKDEAKEALNKLFGSPSIQN; the protein is encoded by the coding sequence ATGTTACAAGCACTTGCTGTTAAATACAGACCCAAAAATTTTAATGAACTTGTAGGACAAAACACAGTTTCTACAAGCTTAAAATATGCGCTTGAAAATAATCGCTTAGCACATGCTTACTTGTTTTCAGGACTGCGAGGGAGCGGTAAAACATCGAGTGCAAGAATTTTTTCAAGAGCCTTAGTGTGTGAACAAGGACCAAGTGCTAATCCATGTGGAGAATGTTCTCAGTGCCTTGCTTCACTTAATGGATCCAATATTGACATCATAGAAATGGATGCTGCAAGCCACAGAAGCTTAGAAGATATCCAAGAATTAATAGAACAAGTAAAATATGCTCCATCGCTAGCTAGGTTTAAAATTTTCATCATTGATGAAGTACATATGCTCACTCCACAAGCAGCAAATGCACTACTTAAAACCCTAGAAGAGCCGCCAAGTTATGTTAAATTTATACTTGCGACAACTGATCCTTTAAAGCTACCTGCAACGGTTCTTTCAAGAACACAGCATTTTAGATTTAAGCAAATCTCCACTCATGATATCTTAAATCATTTAGAATGGATTTTAGATAAAGAAAATATAAATTATGAAAAAGAAGCTTTAAAACTCATAGCAAGAAGCGGAAATGGATCTTTAAGAGACACTCTAACTTTATTAGATCAAGCCATAGTATATTGTCAAAATCACATAGAAACACAAAAAATTACTGCGATGCTAGGCTTTTTAGATCCAGCTAAGATTGAAGAATTTTATCAAGCTATCTTAACCAATGAGAAAGATAAAGTTCTTGAATTTTTAAAAGATTTTGAAGACTATGAGGCAAGCAATGTAATAGATGAAATGATATTTTTTCTAAAAGAAGCATTTTTTGCCAAAAACAATTTATTTTCTATGTTAATTTATGAAAGATTTTTTAGAATACTTTCACGCGCCAAAACTATGTTAAATTCTAGCGATGATGATAGTTTTGTACTTTGCGTTATGGCTTTTATGTTAATAGAAGCAACCTATCTAAAAAGCATTGATGAGGCTATCGATACAAGCGATAATCTAAAACCATACGATATATCAAAAAATATACAGCAACAAAATTTACCTTCAACACAAACTACCAAAGATGAAAAACTCAATCCATACGAAAGCTTATTAAAGGCTATCTATAAAAGAGATTATGATTTGGCTGAAGTTTTTAAAAAAACTACACAATTTATCTCTTTTGAAGATGATATTTTAAATATTAGCTCACATGCTCAAGATGAAGATAGAAAAATTCTAAATAATGGATTTAAACTAATCAAAACTCTACTTCATGAACTTTTTGGAGAAAAAGCACAAATAAAAATTCAAAAAATAGAAAAAATAGACACGCAAAAATTACAGGATATATTCAAAACCCCTATAAAGCAAGAAGTAAAAAGCACTCCAAATTTAAATGAGCATTTTGAAAATTTTAAAAAAGATGCTAAAAAATACAATCCTAAAGATGAAGCCAAAGAAGCGCTTAACAAGCTCTTTGGCTCCCCATCAATTCAAAATTAA
- the rho gene encoding transcription termination factor Rho yields the protein MENTKEKKHQRTHIPVEGYKIEDLKLLDLESLVKIANEAEIENPREFRRQDLIFEILKAQTKKGGFILFTGILEISPDGYGFLRGMDSNLSDSVNDAYVSNSQIRKFALRVGDIVTGQVREPKDQEKYYALLKIEAINYLPLKEARERPLFDNLTPIFPTEKIKLEYDPLKLTGRMLDLFAPIGKGQRSLIVAPPRTGKTELMKELATAIAKNHPEAHLIVLLVDERPEEVTDMQRCVKGEVFSSTFDLPAYNHVRVAELVIEKAKRMVETGKDVVILLDSITRLARAYNTATPSSGKVLSGGVDANALHKPKRFFGAARNIEHGGSLTIIATALIETGSRMDEVIFEEFKGTGNSEIVLDRNISDRRIYPAINIIKSGTRKEELLQGVEKLQKIWAIRSAISQMDDIEALKFLYSKMLKTKSNEELLSIMNE from the coding sequence ATGGAAAATACTAAAGAAAAAAAACACCAAAGAACACACATTCCAGTGGAAGGTTATAAAATTGAAGATTTGAAGTTGCTTGACTTAGAAAGCTTAGTTAAAATTGCCAATGAAGCAGAAATAGAAAATCCAAGAGAATTTAGAAGACAAGATCTTATTTTTGAAATTTTAAAAGCACAAACTAAAAAAGGTGGCTTTATACTTTTTACCGGAATTTTAGAAATTTCACCAGATGGCTATGGATTCTTACGCGGAATGGATTCTAATTTAAGCGATAGCGTAAACGATGCGTATGTATCAAACTCGCAAATTAGAAAATTTGCTTTACGTGTGGGAGATATTGTTACAGGTCAGGTTAGAGAACCTAAAGATCAAGAAAAATACTACGCTTTATTAAAAATCGAAGCAATTAACTACCTTCCTTTAAAAGAAGCTAGAGAAAGACCTTTATTTGATAACCTTACTCCGATTTTTCCAACTGAGAAAATCAAATTAGAATATGATCCTTTAAAACTCACTGGTAGAATGCTTGACTTATTTGCCCCTATAGGAAAAGGTCAAAGAAGTTTGATTGTAGCACCTCCAAGAACTGGTAAAACCGAGCTAATGAAAGAACTAGCAACCGCCATTGCTAAAAACCATCCTGAAGCTCACTTGATCGTACTTTTAGTAGATGAGCGTCCTGAAGAAGTTACAGACATGCAAAGATGTGTTAAGGGTGAAGTTTTTAGCTCAACTTTTGACTTACCTGCTTATAATCATGTTCGCGTAGCAGAACTGGTGATAGAAAAAGCAAAAAGGATGGTAGAAACAGGTAAAGATGTGGTTATATTGCTTGATTCCATTACAAGATTAGCAAGAGCTTATAACACCGCCACACCAAGTAGTGGTAAAGTTTTAAGTGGTGGGGTTGATGCGAACGCGCTACATAAACCAAAACGCTTTTTTGGTGCAGCTAGAAATATAGAACATGGAGGCTCACTAACTATCATAGCAACTGCTTTGATAGAAACTGGATCAAGAATGGATGAAGTTATTTTTGAAGAATTTAAAGGTACAGGAAATAGCGAAATCGTTCTTGATAGAAATATTTCAGATAGAAGGATCTATCCTGCAATTAACATTATAAAATCTGGCACTAGAAAAGAAGAATTGCTCCAAGGCGTCGAAAAACTGCAAAAAATTTGGGCGATTAGATCAGCCATATCTCAAATGGATGATATTGAAGCATTAAAATTTTTATACTCAAAAATGCTCAAAACTAAAAGCAATGAAGAATTGCTCTCTATTATGAATGAGTAA
- a CDS encoding heavy metal translocating P-type ATPase translates to MKCKHCQLSFKQEQMIEKNGNYFCCKGCESVYEILHDNNLEEFYEKLGSQTLNPVTIEHINKDYGKYIQKTKEGFSEIFLLIEEIHCAACVWLNEKILIKSEGVVEVDINSITHKARIVFDDKSINLAQIIQNIESIGYKASVYLPTKNEQRATQTKRDFYAKLIVAIACVMNIMWISVAKYAGFFSGMDADTKDILHFAEFLLCTPVLFYTGSVFYKNAYYALKFKNINMDTLVISGASLAYIYSIWAMFSRASQVYFDSVAMIICFVFIGKYLELLSKKRALDTLDHLRSFLVSEVRVLKNGEIKNTDVEEVEIGDIIELKEGDKILIDGVCISGNVSLDVSSLSGESLPLDVQKNDVIYSASLVLSGNALYKVSALYKDSKLARIITLLENSSTKKAKIEKMVQQVSRYFSPIILTCALLCFAFTFFVLNLGFEEAMIRMVSVLIIACPCALALATPVSSLVAISTGLKEKILFKEAGVVEDLSKCNIAVFDKTGVLTKASLEIKKYYLDETLDHNELVSFLSLTNHPVAKSILRFLNIKQYNRIEFDKVENFQARGYKAFLGNDEWLGGNEKFLKENYIQTQSFESTHFIFAKNKVIMAVFELEDKIRDNSKELIDFLKNQKMQIYMLSGDNPFAVERVAKKLKISNYKASCMPEDKMQIIASLNQKAKVLMVGDGVNDALALSYAGVGVSLKEGSELAMENSDIVLLKNDLESLQKAMKIAKKTYYIIRQNLTFSLCYNALSMPLAFFGLINPLVAALSMSFSSIIVILNALRIRK, encoded by the coding sequence ATGAAATGCAAGCATTGTCAATTAAGTTTTAAACAAGAACAAATGATAGAAAAAAATGGAAATTATTTTTGTTGTAAGGGTTGTGAGAGTGTTTATGAAATTTTACACGATAACAATTTAGAGGAATTTTATGAAAAACTAGGTAGTCAAACTCTAAATCCAGTGACTATAGAACATATCAATAAAGACTATGGCAAGTATATTCAAAAAACTAAAGAAGGTTTTAGTGAAATCTTTTTGCTTATAGAAGAAATTCACTGTGCTGCTTGTGTTTGGCTGAATGAGAAAATTCTCATTAAAAGCGAAGGAGTGGTTGAGGTTGATATTAATTCTATCACTCATAAGGCTAGGATTGTTTTTGATGATAAAAGTATTAACTTAGCACAAATTATACAAAATATAGAAAGTATAGGTTATAAAGCGAGTGTGTATTTGCCTACCAAAAATGAACAAAGAGCAACACAAACCAAAAGAGACTTTTATGCAAAATTAATCGTTGCTATAGCTTGTGTGATGAATATTATGTGGATTTCTGTTGCAAAGTATGCGGGTTTTTTTAGTGGTATGGATGCAGATACTAAAGATATTTTGCATTTTGCGGAGTTTTTGTTGTGTACTCCTGTGCTTTTTTATACAGGATCTGTTTTTTATAAAAACGCCTATTATGCCTTAAAATTTAAGAACATCAATATGGATACTTTGGTTATTAGCGGAGCAAGTTTGGCTTATATTTATTCTATTTGGGCTATGTTTTCAAGGGCTTCGCAGGTGTATTTTGACTCTGTTGCAATGATTATTTGTTTTGTTTTTATAGGAAAATACCTAGAGCTTTTGAGTAAAAAAAGAGCATTGGATACGCTTGATCATTTGCGTTCATTTTTGGTAAGCGAGGTAAGAGTTTTAAAAAATGGAGAAATCAAAAACACCGATGTTGAAGAAGTTGAAATAGGAGATATTATCGAATTAAAAGAAGGAGATAAGATACTAATTGATGGGGTGTGTATCAGTGGTAATGTAAGTTTAGATGTTTCTAGTTTAAGCGGAGAAAGCTTACCACTTGATGTGCAAAAAAACGATGTTATATATTCTGCTTCTTTGGTTTTAAGTGGTAATGCCTTGTATAAAGTGAGTGCTTTATATAAAGACTCTAAATTAGCAAGGATAATCACTTTACTTGAAAACTCAAGTACCAAAAAAGCAAAAATAGAAAAAATGGTGCAGCAAGTTAGTAGGTATTTTTCTCCTATTATTTTAACTTGCGCTCTATTGTGTTTTGCTTTCACTTTTTTTGTGTTGAATTTAGGTTTCGAAGAGGCCATGATACGCATGGTTTCGGTATTGATTATTGCATGTCCTTGTGCTTTGGCTTTAGCTACTCCTGTGAGTTCTTTGGTAGCAATTAGCACAGGGTTAAAAGAAAAGATTTTGTTTAAAGAAGCTGGTGTAGTAGAAGATTTAAGTAAATGCAATATAGCGGTTTTTGATAAAACAGGAGTGCTGACAAAGGCGAGCTTGGAAATAAAAAAATACTATTTAGATGAAACACTAGATCATAATGAATTGGTGAGTTTTTTATCTTTAACCAACCACCCTGTTGCAAAAAGTATTTTGCGATTTTTAAATATAAAGCAATATAATAGAATTGAATTTGATAAGGTAGAAAATTTCCAGGCAAGAGGATATAAGGCATTTTTAGGAAATGATGAGTGGCTTGGTGGCAATGAGAAATTTTTAAAAGAAAATTATATTCAAACCCAATCTTTTGAAAGTACTCATTTTATTTTTGCAAAAAACAAAGTGATTATGGCGGTGTTTGAGTTGGAGGATAAAATTCGAGATAATTCTAAAGAGTTGATCGATTTTCTTAAAAATCAAAAAATGCAAATTTATATGCTTAGCGGGGATAATCCTTTTGCTGTAGAAAGAGTTGCAAAAAAATTAAAAATAAGCAACTATAAAGCTTCTTGTATGCCAGAAGACAAAATGCAAATTATAGCTAGTTTAAATCAAAAAGCTAAAGTCTTAATGGTAGGAGATGGGGTTAATGATGCTTTGGCGCTTTCTTATGCTGGGGTAGGGGTTTCATTAAAGGAAGGTTCAGAACTTGCTATGGAAAATAGTGATATTGTATTGTTAAAAAATGATCTTGAAAGTTTACAAAAAGCCATGAAAATAGCAAAAAAAACATATTATATCATTAGACAAAATTTAACTTTTTCTTTATGTTATAATGCCTTGAGTATGCCTTTGGCTTTTTTTGGTTTGATTAATCCGCTAGTTGCGGCTTTATCGATGTCATTTAGTAGTATAATAGTAATTTTAAATGCTTTAAGGATAAGAAAATGA
- the ccoS gene encoding cbb3-type cytochrome oxidase assembly protein CcoS — protein MNGVLMMMIGVSLLALFLAICALLWGIKNKQFDDDYKFTILNDSEDALNDAVILEKRKEEILKNKKQP, from the coding sequence ATGAATGGTGTTTTAATGATGATGATTGGAGTTTCATTACTTGCTTTGTTTTTGGCAATTTGTGCTTTACTTTGGGGTATTAAAAACAAGCAATTTGATGATGATTATAAATTTACCATTTTAAATGATAGTGAAGATGCTTTAAATGATGCAGTGATTTTAGAAAAGAGGAAAGAGGAAATTTTAAAGAATAAAAAACAGCCATAA
- a CDS encoding c-type cytochrome has protein sequence MKKLLVLSALACLGVSAFAADGATLYKKCAVCHGAKADKVYLNKVPALNSLTAAERLQYMKEYAAGKRNAYGQGAIMKINLKGLTEADFKAIEEHIESLKK, from the coding sequence ATGAAAAAGCTACTTGTTTTATCAGCTTTGGCATGTCTAGGTGTTTCAGCTTTTGCTGCAGATGGTGCTACACTTTATAAAAAATGTGCAGTATGTCATGGTGCTAAAGCAGACAAAGTTTATCTTAACAAAGTCCCTGCGTTAAATTCTTTAACTGCAGCTGAAAGATTACAATACATGAAAGAATATGCAGCAGGCAAAAGAAATGCTTATGGCCAAGGTGCGATTATGAAAATCAATCTTAAAGGTTTAACTGAAGCAGATTTCAAAGCGATCGAAGAACATATTGAAAGCTTAAAAAAATAA
- a CDS encoding D-glycero-alpha-D-manno-heptose-1,7-bisphosphate 7-phosphatase encodes MKTKALFLDRDGIINIDKKYVHKIEDFEFCEGIFELCDFFQKQNFAIFVATNQSGIARKYYSEKDFEVLSAYMLSELNKQGIKIEKIYHCPHLENCECRKPKPGMFLKAQKEFNLDLSLSFFVGDNLTDMQAGICAGIKNLFLINENYNDDENYKAFKNLKEFLHYLKEEK; translated from the coding sequence ATGAAAACAAAGGCGTTATTTTTAGATAGAGATGGAATTATCAATATAGATAAAAAATATGTTCATAAGATTGAGGATTTTGAATTTTGTGAAGGTATTTTTGAGCTTTGTGATTTTTTTCAAAAACAAAATTTTGCAATTTTTGTTGCAACTAATCAATCTGGCATTGCAAGAAAATATTATAGTGAAAAAGATTTTGAGGTTTTAAGTGCATATATGCTAAGTGAGCTAAATAAACAAGGTATAAAAATAGAAAAAATTTACCACTGTCCTCATTTGGAAAATTGCGAATGTCGCAAACCAAAACCTGGCATGTTCTTAAAAGCACAAAAAGAATTTAACCTAGATCTTTCTCTTTCTTTTTTTGTGGGAGATAATTTAACTGATATGCAGGCTGGAATTTGCGCAGGCATAAAAAATTTATTTTTAATCAACGAAAATTATAACGATGATGAAAATTATAAAGCCTTTAAAAATTTAAAAGAATTTTTGCATTATTTAAAGGAAGAAAAATGA
- the rfaD gene encoding ADP-glyceromanno-heptose 6-epimerase, with the protein MKIVITGGAGFIGSALALELQEQHEILIVDKMRSNVVFDNGNLESFGHFKNLLDFNGELYVGDINDEKTLAYIKSFKPDVIFHKAAISDTTVYDQNKVLSTNLNTFKDFIELALEIDAKLIYASSASVYGDAPSPQTVNLSEAPKNPYAFSKLMMDKLAKKYFDKMHIVGLRYFNVYGKGEFFKNTTASMILQFGHQILAGKNPRLFEGSDQIYRDFVYIKDVVSANLEALETKSGIYNVATGKARSFQDIVDILQKELNTNYPCEYIPNPYKNAYQFHTQAKLDANFLYTPQYSLEEGIKDYLNEIKRLYEKEVNV; encoded by the coding sequence ATGAAAATTGTAATAACAGGCGGAGCAGGTTTTATAGGATCAGCATTGGCTTTAGAGCTTCAGGAACAACATGAGATTTTAATTGTAGATAAAATGCGTTCAAATGTTGTTTTTGATAATGGAAATTTAGAAAGTTTTGGACATTTTAAGAATTTGCTTGACTTTAACGGGGAGCTTTATGTAGGTGATATTAATGATGAAAAAACTTTAGCATATATAAAAAGTTTTAAACCTGATGTGATTTTTCACAAAGCTGCGATTTCTGATACAACGGTTTATGATCAAAATAAAGTTTTAAGTACCAACTTAAATACTTTTAAAGATTTTATTGAGCTTGCGCTAGAGATTGATGCTAAATTAATTTATGCAAGTTCAGCATCAGTTTATGGAGATGCTCCTAGTCCTCAAACTGTAAATTTAAGTGAAGCCCCTAAAAATCCTTATGCTTTTTCAAAATTAATGATGGATAAATTAGCAAAAAAATATTTTGATAAAATGCATATAGTAGGGCTTAGATATTTTAATGTATATGGTAAAGGGGAATTTTTTAAAAATACTACCGCTTCTATGATTTTGCAATTTGGACATCAGATTTTAGCAGGGAAGAATCCTCGTTTATTTGAAGGTAGTGATCAAATTTATCGTGATTTTGTTTATATTAAAGACGTCGTAAGTGCTAATTTGGAAGCATTAGAAACAAAAAGTGGTATTTATAATGTTGCAACAGGAAAAGCAAGAAGTTTTCAAGATATAGTGGATATTTTACAAAAAGAATTAAACACTAATTATCCTTGCGAGTATATTCCTAATCCTTATAAAAATGCTTATCAATTTCATACTCAAGCAAAACTAGATGCAAATTTTTTATATACACCACAATATAGTCTTGAAGAAGGAATCAAAGACTATCTAAATGAAATCAAAAGACTTTATGAAAAGGAAGTAAATGTTTGA
- the rfaE1 gene encoding D-glycero-beta-D-manno-heptose-7-phosphate kinase: MFDVLNSKRPKILVVGDFIVDHYIWCDCTRISPEAPVMIMKSQKEDKRLGGAGNVYANLKSLGAEVYALGLVGDDESGRFLKENLNASLLVEKNRKTPLKSRVLSHSQQVLRLDDENDFNTQLEDELIDEFKKIAKDYDAIVLSDYAKGVLTPKVTRALISHANTLNLPILVDPKGKDFSKYQNATLLTPNKKEAMQALGVEKIENLEQAIKQLKDDLGLCYSIITLSEEGIALFDDRLHIIPAKALEVYDVTGAGDSVIAMLAYALALKIDIVKACELANDAAAVVVAKVGSVSVSLDEIRNLEKASFEGKIKSKEELVKITQHQKVVFTNGCFDIMHYGHIKYLEKAKRLGDVLVVGLNSDQSIKRLKGDLRPINAEFQRACMLASMYFVDYVVIFDEDTPFELIQFLKPEILVKGADYKDKEVVGSDIVKKVELIDFEEGFSTTNIINRIVNDKKN, translated from the coding sequence ATGTTTGATGTTTTAAATTCAAAAAGACCCAAAATTCTAGTTGTTGGGGACTTTATAGTTGATCATTATATATGGTGTGATTGTACTAGAATTTCTCCTGAAGCTCCTGTAATGATAATGAAATCACAAAAAGAAGACAAAAGATTAGGTGGTGCTGGAAATGTATATGCAAATTTAAAAAGTCTTGGTGCTGAGGTTTATGCTTTGGGGCTTGTGGGTGATGATGAGAGTGGTAGGTTTTTAAAAGAAAATTTAAATGCAAGTTTATTAGTAGAAAAAAATAGAAAAACTCCACTCAAAAGCAGAGTTTTATCGCATTCGCAGCAGGTTTTAAGACTTGATGATGAAAATGATTTTAATACGCAATTAGAAGATGAGCTTATTGATGAGTTTAAGAAAATAGCTAAAGATTATGATGCGATTGTTTTGAGTGATTATGCTAAAGGTGTTTTAACGCCAAAAGTAACAAGAGCTTTAATTTCTCATGCAAATACCCTAAATTTGCCTATTTTGGTAGATCCAAAAGGAAAAGATTTTAGTAAATATCAAAACGCAACACTGCTTACACCTAATAAAAAAGAAGCTATGCAGGCTTTAGGTGTAGAGAAAATAGAAAATCTAGAACAAGCAATAAAACAATTAAAAGATGATCTTGGTTTGTGTTATTCGATTATAACTTTATCTGAAGAAGGCATTGCACTTTTTGATGATCGTTTGCATATTATCCCTGCTAAGGCTTTAGAAGTATATGATGTAACTGGTGCTGGTGATAGTGTTATAGCTATGCTTGCTTATGCTTTGGCTTTAAAGATTGATATTGTCAAAGCATGTGAATTAGCCAATGATGCTGCAGCGGTTGTAGTGGCAAAAGTTGGAAGCGTTAGTGTTAGTTTAGATGAGATAAGAAATTTAGAAAAAGCTTCTTTTGAGGGTAAAATCAAAAGTAAAGAAGAGCTTGTAAAAATAACACAACATCAAAAAGTGGTTTTTACAAATGGTTGTTTTGATATCATGCACTATGGGCATATAAAATACCTTGAAAAAGCCAAAAGGCTAGGAGATGTGTTAGTTGTGGGGTTAAATTCAGATCAAAGCATTAAAAGACTTAAAGGAGATTTAAGACCCATTAATGCTGAATTTCAACGTGCATGTATGCTTGCGAGTATGTATTTTGTAGATTATGTGGTAATTTTTGATGAGGATACGCCTTTTGAATTGATCCAGTTTTTAAAACCCGAGATACTCGTAAAAGGGGCTGATTATAAAGATAAAGAAGTAGTTGGATCAGACATAGTAAAAAAAGTAGAATTGATTGATTTTGAAGAAGGTTTTAGCACCACTAATATTATCAATAGGATTGTTAATGATAAAAAAAATTGA